A genomic window from Flavobacterium sp. I3-2 includes:
- the rpsF gene encoding 30S ribosomal protein S6, translating to MNQYETVFILNPVLSETQVKETVAKFEEFLASKGAKMVSKEDWGLKKLAYEIQNKKSGFYHLFEYTVAADAIIGLETEFRRDERVMRFLTVSLDKHAVAWAERRREKLKTKKA from the coding sequence ATGAATCAATATGAAACTGTTTTCATTTTGAATCCCGTTTTATCTGAAACTCAGGTAAAGGAAACAGTAGCGAAATTCGAGGAATTTCTTGCTTCTAAAGGGGCTAAAATGGTATCTAAAGAAGATTGGGGCTTAAAAAAATTAGCTTACGAAATTCAAAACAAAAAAAGTGGTTTTTACCATTTATTTGAGTACACTGTAGCTGCTGACGCAATCATTGGTTTAGAAACTGAATTCCGTCGTGACGAAAGAGTTATGCGTTTCTTAACTGTTTCTTTAGACAAACACGCTGTTGCTTGGGCTGAAAGAAGAAGAGAGAAATTAAAAACTAAAAAAGCTTAA
- the rpsR gene encoding 30S ribosomal protein S18: protein MASIEQSAKGKKDGDIRYLTPLNIETNKTKKYCRFKKSGIKYIDYKDADFLLKFVNEQGKILPRRLTGTSLKYQRKVSVAVKRARHLALMPYVADLLK, encoded by the coding sequence ATGGCAAGTATTGAACAATCTGCAAAAGGTAAAAAAGACGGAGATATCAGATATTTAACGCCTTTAAACATTGAGACTAACAAGACTAAAAAATATTGTCGTTTCAAAAAATCTGGAATCAAATACATCGATTATAAAGATGCTGATTTCTTATTAAAATTCGTTAACGAGCAAGGTAAAATTTTACCACGTCGTTTAACTGGGACTTCTTTAAAATACCAAAGAAAAGTATCTGTTGCTGTAAAACGTGCACGTCACTTAGCTTTAATGCCATACGTAGCGGATTTATTAAAATAA
- the rplI gene encoding 50S ribosomal protein L9, with protein MEIILKQDVNKLGFKDDVVTVKPGYGRNFLIPQGMAVLATPSAKKVLAENLRQRAHKEAKLIADANVIAEALKALEIKIAVKAGGEKLFGSVTNADIAAALEANGQSIDKKFITSGTIKRIGKYAANVRLHREVFVELPYEIVAE; from the coding sequence ATGGAAATTATCTTAAAACAAGATGTTAACAAATTAGGATTTAAAGATGACGTAGTTACTGTAAAACCAGGATACGGACGTAACTTTTTAATTCCACAAGGAATGGCTGTTTTAGCTACTCCATCTGCTAAAAAAGTATTAGCTGAAAACTTAAGACAAAGAGCTCACAAAGAAGCTAAATTAATCGCTGATGCTAACGTAATTGCTGAAGCATTAAAAGCTTTAGAGATCAAAATCGCAGTTAAAGCTGGTGGTGAGAAATTATTCGGATCAGTAACTAATGCTGATATCGCTGCTGCTTTAGAAGCAAACGGTCAATCAATTGACAAAAAATTCATTACTTCAGGAACTATCAAACGTATCGGTAAATATGCTGCTAACGTTCGTTTACACCGCGAAGTATTCGTTGAGTTACCTTACGAAATCGTAGCTGAGTAA